In one Silene latifolia isolate original U9 population chromosome 10, ASM4854445v1, whole genome shotgun sequence genomic region, the following are encoded:
- the LOC141608487 gene encoding uncharacterized protein LOC141608487 — protein MAHMTKRDFDILDNNGTKYLQWRVDARANLKAKGLEHTILVDGNSTSQEQAKAIVFLRHHLHENLKIEYLFVEDPKELWDNLCQRFESLERIIGPKAQYDWMNIRFQDFTSVSDYDSAMLRITSRLRLCGQATIDAKCMIEKTLSTMHADNAILQELYRERHYNRYSSQKGKGKEVETNFVKETSPVLSLDLSDYLIDDIDNGCGPST, from the exons ATGGCACATATGACGAAACGAGACTTTGATATCCTTGATAATAATGGCACAAAATACCTTCAATGGAGGGTGGATGCTAGAGCAAATTTAAAAGCCAAGGGACTAGAGCATACAATTTTAGTAGATGGAAATTCTACTTCACAAGAACAAGCAAAAGCAATAGTGTTCTTAAGGCATCATCTCcatgaaaatttaaaaattgaataTCTGTTTGTGGAGGATCCCAAAGAGTTATGGGATAATCTCTGCCAAAGGTTTGAAAGCCTGGAGAGAATTATTGGGCCGAAAGCTCAGTATGACTGGATGAATATACGATTCCAGGATTTCACTTCTGTTAGTGATTATGACTCGGCTATGCTTCGTATAACTTCACGATTAAGGTTATGCGGACAAGCAACAATCGATGCAAAATGCATGATAGAGAAAACTCTATCAACTATGCATGCCGATAATGCGATCTTACAAGAATTATATCGTGAAAGGCATTATAATCGATATT CTTCCCAAAAGGGAAAAGGAAAGGAAGTTGAAACAAACTTCGTGAAAGAAACATCTCCAGTTCTAAGTCTGGATTTGTCTGATTATCTTATCGATGATATAGATAATGGTTGCGGACCATCAACTTAA